From Aegilops tauschii subsp. strangulata cultivar AL8/78 chromosome 5, Aet v6.0, whole genome shotgun sequence:
TTGGCTCGGGATTAAATGGTTTTGGGATTGGTTCATTTGGCCTTGATTGGTCAACATCTACCAGCTACACTGGAAACCCTATATATTACCCTTTCTTTGTCATTGTCAACACAATGGTTGGATTTATTATATTCATGTATATTGTTGTCCCTTTTGCTTACTGGACAAATTCATTTAAGGCAAAGAGTTTTCCTATTATCAGCCCAGAAGTGTACGACGTCTACGGTGGTAGATATAACTTGTCCAGGGTATTGGATGGAAGTAGTTTTCAATTTAAGCAAGATGAGTATGAAAGTTATTCAGAATTGTACCTGAGTATTGCACGAGCATGCTCTATTGGATTTGGATTTGCAGCTCTAGCAGCATCTCTTACAAACATTGTACTCTCTCATGGCAGGTATGGAAAGTAACATGATTCCATTTTATATATAAATTTGTTGCCTTATTACTGGAAGAACGTTTTTTAGTTGAATAGTTTGCCTGAGAATTTGTTAGCTCTTTGTGTTTTTTCTATAGCAACCTCCAATTTAAGCCTGCAAATAGGTGTCACCATACAGTACTATGTAACTAGAATTGTATACAATATATTACAGTTTTGTGGGTACTAATAGCTACATACAACACGTTTATCCGTAGGCAATCGGGTGCGCTCTTCCATTCACAGATGGATGCCTTGTTAGACTTGAGTAGTTCAAATTCATTTAACTTGTATCTATTTCTATAGGTATATATGATGGTAATATACATTATCTCCTCGCAATGGAAATATATGTGATTCGTTGTCTATAATTGTGGGAACTAGCCCCCCTAGGTAGCGAATAATTGTTTTATGTCATTAGAGAATACAATTTGTGCCGTGCGAGCTCCTGTTTCCTATACTTGACATTCGTTAAAGTCAAATTGTATGCTAGCTTCAGATTTTTCTATTATAATCATACTTTGCTAACCATCTCTTTTATATATGCATGTTTATTTGCCAACAATATACATTTAATGTGTTGTGGCTAAACCATAGATTTTTTTTGAGAAAAGGCTGAACCATAGATTATCATGAAGGTTTCTTGCAATAGCATGCAACAAGATATATTTTATCTGAGCCCAAATTTTCATTGTGAGCAGGTCATTTTGGAATCAATTAAGCCAATCAACTGAGCGCAAAGGCTGTTCTGATATTCATATGCAAATGATGAATAAGTACAGAAGCATTCCAATGTGGTGCTGTATTCTTCTTACAATATCAATGATAGGTCTGGCAGTGTTCGCGTGCGAAGGATTTGGAAATGAACTTCAACTTCCTTACTGGGGAGTCATGCTTGCGTGCTTGCTCGTACTTACGTTGGTACCCCCATTAGCGGCACTTCGTGCCACCGCCTGCCAGGTAGCTTGCTAAACTCTTTAAGTATCCGGTGCCATGAAATTAGCAAACCTTGTTAATTCTTAGTAACAAAGGCCATCATATCGCAACAAACCTCTCGCGGTTTAATACAAAAACATATCTTCATATATGGTCATATTCTAAGAATAAAATGTACTCATTTGGTAGTCCATTTGGTGGCAATAAATATACCAAGGAGTCTCAGTACCCTTATGCAAAGTTCCAATAGTTTTTATGCGAGGAAGACAATTCATGAAGCAAAGTACCATAGGGATCAATCTTATCAAATTAAATAAATTCAATCTGATTAGTAGTAGGCTGTCGTGCACCCCAGTGCAGAACTGCTTACTTTGCGCCCAAGGTTTTCTTATGTCGGAGTTTATGTAGTGTGCACAAATATTTATTCTCTTCTGACTCTAGGTGTACAAATAAGCATAGGACATGTAAGGTACAAGTCAAGGCAAAATTAGAAATTTTATGTTGATATAGAGGTGTGACGTCCTTGTTTCTATTTCCAGTTTTATGTCACGTCAACAAGAAAAAAGTCCAATATACATTTCCTTATGTTCTTCTTGACTTCCTTTCTAAGATAAAATGTTGCAATCTAAAAATCTGGTGCAGAGACATAAAATGGAGTGGGTGTAGACTGTAGAGTAAATGTGTGTTCACCTGCGTACACAATTGCGCAAAACGGCTTCTTAGTGAATATTTACTCCTAGTAATAATAACTACGCTTTTCCAGCTTCGCAAACTTTTAGAACAAAGGCATACTTCATTTACTATTCTTTAAAATTTGGATGTATGCCGTTACAAATAATAAAAACTTTGTATTTTCACACATTAATACACCAAACTAAAACAGTTGGAAAGTTATCTAGGAGCAAGGCTAATAGAACAGCATGCTGATGGCTCTATACTAGTGCCACATCATATAATGCCTTCCGAAAAAAGTACTCGTAGTAGCTATGTTGGCTGTAAATAGAAGTGGATCTTTGGAACATGGGGGCCAATGCATCTGAATTAGaaaaataaattttaaaataaaaagagtcaaaaaattcagaaacaaTTTTGTAACAAACATGGCATAGCGTAATACTCATGTGAAAAGTTTCACGGATTAATGACTCTCATGGTATTCTcggcaaaaaaaattcaaatccAAAAAAATGTGAATGTTAACTTTTATATAGTATCAGTCACAGAAGTCATTCCTTCTCGAAACTTTTCATGCGAGTGTTACACTAAGTCATGTTTGTTAACGAAAGTTTTGACTCATTTTGATATTATTTTTTCAATTCGGGTGCAATGGGACCAGAAACCTTTGGCTATTTCTGGGCTCTAAGTCAGCTATAGTATTTAATGATTACATGCAGAGAGAGGCAAGGAAACATACGATGATTGGCATGTAGGAGGGATCGCCCGTTTTTAGCCCTCGCACTGGCTGCATGCTGGCTTTATTTTATCATAGATTGTGCTATAGTCCGGTGAGCACCAGCTCCCTTCTCTCTCCTATCTTCTCTTTTCTCCAACTGAGATTTTACTGATGTCGAACATATTATAGACTGATGACTAGAACCTATTATACATGCCCTAAGATTTTTCTTTCatctcaaataattatgatgacaACTCTGCCATTTAATCTATGTTTTGACTTCTTACAAGATTTTGATGTCATTTTTGTAGCAACCGCCATTGAGTTTGTTTGCACATATCATCATTGGATACTTTTATCCTGGACGACCATTGGCCAATATGGTTTTTAATTTGTACAGCACATGGTGTATTGAATACACTCTAGGAACTCTTGCAAGCTTTAAGCTTGGAATTTACATGAAAATTCCCCCGAGAGAAATGTTCTTCGCTCAGGTAAGAATGGAAAACATAAAGTTCATGAAAAGTTTTCCTACTGTATTTATTCATATTTTTAACTGTTTGTGCATAACTGTCGTTTAGCTTCATATACGTTCTTGACTAAAACACAAGCCCAAGGGGATTGAGGTGGGGTGGCAAAGTTACTTAGGTTGAGACCCCAAACCCACATGTCGGTTTTACTCTATGTCGGATGGACCAAGATCAGTTACAAGGGGGTGTTTTACAGGAGAAATAACAGAAATAAGGCGATTATTATATTATTATTTCTCTACGCGTAGGGGAAATAAACATTGTGGGCGTGTTAGTTTACTAATTACATAACATGCATTTTGTTAATCTCTCATTGGAGAAAGAAAATTGCAAGATCTCTGGTTCACGGGGCCTTGGAAAGCTACCGATTAATTATGTTTGCAGTCAAGTCACGGACCGCCCCCGATTGAGCTGTTGGAATGGTCGTCGTCTTCACGTCTCGTCTTCTCAAAGTGCTCGGTGCAGACGATGGTGACGATGTGGTGAAATAGAAGGGTGGAGCAATACGTCGTCACTCCAGCGATACTTAGCCATATCCCTCCGACACTTCGATGTACGATGATGAAGATGTCTGGCCTTGTTAGCTCTGACAGGTGGATGGCCTTCGCGTCATCTGTGTCTGACTGGTGGTGTCCGCCTCGTGGGCATCGGACTTGGTGGCTTGCCTTTGCCTCGTCGGTTCCCGACAAGATATGAAAGCGATAGTCCGAGTGGGCAAGGTGCCTCCACATATCCATCAAAAAGACAGAGAACCTGCGTTGGCCTGGGTGCCGCATCCACACCAGCCACACAGCCTACCCGAACTCATTGTTGTGTACCTGGAGAAAACCTTCTCTCTGTTTTGGCATTCCCCTCTTTGTAGCTGTAACCTCCTCTTGCAGCCAACTGGCTCCAAAGCATGCGTGAGGTTGTTCGCCTTTGGTACTGGGCACACAGCACATACAAACCAAGGAAACAACCCACAATTCCACAGGCCATGCTAAACGGGAGCATGCCGCCCCTCAGCAAAGGCCCTCCATCATGAAAAAACGAGCACCCAGCACAAGGACGGGGACATGTATCATGTAGCAATTCACAGCCCATGGGGTCCACTCTGCCGGGCTCCCTGCTTATGTTGCCGGTAACATGTTATCGAGGGGAAGAAGGACTACTGAAAGGTTATAGCTTACAAAGTCATGATGATGAACAGAAGGCTTCTTCTACTTGTTCTTTTAACCTACGCTGATGTGCCTTGTGTTATGCATTCAGCGGTTGCTCATCATAGTCGTCATCGTCGTCTTCTTTGTCCAGGGGTGTGCGTGGCTACAAACCGAGTCATGGTCTGCCCAAACGGCGGGGCATGCCGGGTACCATTGTGTGGTTACCCATCTTCTCTGTCGTTTCAGGGGTGTGTCTGGCGACTTCTAACCCGGGCATGTGGGATCACAATTGGGAAAAACGGCCTTTTTAGTATGTACCAGGCCATCGCACACAACCAGCCAGCCATGTTGTTGTGTGTGCAGAGAGCCCAGGCAGAGGCATCTCTCGACAACATGAGGCAGCACATGCGGCGCAAGGCTAACACCCCGCCCGGCGCACGCTCGCACCGCCAGGCATGGCCACGCGTGCCTGCCTGGCTCACGCGACTGATAAAGCACGACGCAGTGCACTACAAAAGGACAAATCCATGCGAACATCGAGCGAGATAGCATCCCCAAAGCAAGTACGCCTCCAGCCGGCCACTGGGCGGAACAGCTCACATGGGCTGAAAGAGTCCAAATCTCGAGCACCCAACCCAAAACCACATCATCCGGCAAAGGAGCGCCATCACAAGAAGCCGTGGCACAACCCGACCGCCACCTcacatttttttaaaaaaaagaaggatgacccccggcctctgcatctgggagatgcatacggccactttattaattattctcgaggaccttacaaagtattacaaaCAATATACCTGAATCCATcatcttggcaacatatgccgctactcttatccatatgatgaagggatgctagctgggccactacccaaaccactcacctaaacctaacatcaaaagccggaagccccagccgagccacataccgggtctggggcacaatcCGGTCAGACGCACTCTTGTGTCGacgccgccatcttccacaggtccgTCTTCAGATTATATTGAGTCTTCTACCTTGTGAAGGCCACTTCTgccatcgacgtcaccatgacgccagacagctacctcctcctgcgcgagtccatctccgcgcatcggacGCCGAGCCTCCACAGCGCCATGCCGCCGATCTCCGCGGCCATCAATGAGTGAGATGAAGTACCGCTCCACCACGGCAAGTACAAGGTGAGGAAGGGCGAGGTCGCCGTCGGAGACACGGCCGGAAGATAAGCACCGCAGTCACGAGACATGCCCGGAGCTGCGACGCGGAAGATCAGACGGGCCGCCACCAGGATCCAGACAAGCTCGCCATGCACGCCCAGCATCCCCATGCCCAAgtcggcgccttcaagaaggtgaCGACGCTGTGGCGCCGCCGCCGCTTAACCACCGGGGCTAGGGTTTTCACCCGGGCGCAGGGGAAGGGGGGGAGGCAGGGGAGGTTTAGCCTCGGCgccgccaccaaggagggaatGGCGTCCAGGACGCCATCGACGCCGTGACCGCCACCGGCGGCCAAGGGTTTCCCCGGCCAAGCACCCTGCCGCCACCTCCGAACCAGCCACAACGTCAGCAGGCGCGTGCACGCCGGAGATCCAGGCCGGCCGGAGGTCATGCATCACGAGCGGACCAGATCGCCTCCGATCTGACGAGGGGAGCCCGGGGCCTCCCCGCGCCATGACCAACGCCCACCGGGACCTCGCTGCCCGCGCAGCCGAGGGGATCCGGCCTACCTCACCGACGAGCACtccccgccgccggaggagcGCCGTCCGCACCAGCGAGGCCGCCGCCTCAGATCCGCCGCGAAGAACGCCGCGCCACCACCGGCCCGCGCGCTCCAGTGACGCGCCGCCCCGCACACTAGCGCGCGCCACCCGACGCGCCGGccgccgagctccgccgccgcgcccgaagAAGCAGCCCCCCGCGGCCCCTGTTCCAGGCGAGGAAAcgagatcccgccgccgccggcaccgcgcgggctttgcccggcggcgggaggagaggaaggaggtgGGGGTTGGGTTCGGCGGCAGCTAGGGTTGGGCGCCCGGGTcgcccgcgggggggggggggggggggcgacacggcactagtagaaaaagggcctattgtcccggttcgtgagggccttctgtcccggtttgtgaaccgggactaaaaggtcgttactaatgcccttggcctttagtcccggttcttacacgaaccgggacagaaggtcctccacgtgaccgctgcggccagcccaggacggagggcctttggtcccggttggtgacaccaaccgggaccaataggcattcacgcgtcagcatttcaggggctggggttttttttgaaggggggttttggggggttaatttaggttgttattaggtagctattagagagaagtgtcctctcttatatctccgtgcttggtttaccaacgctacgtactgctatgcctaaacatggcttagattgaagtgaaggcaacatgtggtgcatgtcgaaagtaatactaattctaacttgatcaagtttggattgtactactttcgacacgcaccacatgcatgttgcctgcacttcaatccaatccatgttcatttcacccgctgatatataataactcttcatgcgcgcatcatgcatcatcatatataataacaagtcctactaatcatcatcatacaacttctactcgttattaataacaagtcatacgatcatcatcctcacagtcatcgaaccaaccctacttaattgttcttagcacatgatcatcagtattaggtaggaccgaaataccctctttaaggtaaaatagcataaaacaatatagaccctgactctccattatggagaatggagattatcctgtctccaattcttgcgcctcgcttccttttgcttccaagaacctccttgcgactgtccatacatttttttccattctttgatttgcatgtctccacttcttttagaaatccggt
This genomic window contains:
- the LOC120965190 gene encoding oligopeptide transporter 5-like codes for the protein MSLVSVMTGFRQNPVGVPNFVVTILCYSLGKFMASVLPSNLRVRGTRIKISINPGPFNIKEHLLSTVIFSSGLGTMPAANLYAATRAYFRISIHPMAFFFLLLTTNSVIYGFAGFFIKPFVNRSEMWWPEVLSDVTMFRAFHEKDEKSNAKLSRSQFFFMVFVISFSYYIIPGYFFPSISAVSVVCLIWKRSIIAQQLGSGLNGFGIGSFGLDWSTSTSYTGNPIYYPFFVIVNTMVGFIIFMYIVVPFAYWTNSFKAKSFPIISPEVYDVYGGRYNLSRVLDGSSFQFKQDEYESYSELYLSIARACSIGFGFAALAASLTNIVLSHGRSFWNQLSQSTERKGCSDIHMQMMNKYRSIPMWCCILLTISMIGLAVFACEGFGNELQLPYWGVMLACLLVLTLVPPLAALRATACQQPPLSLFAHIIIGYFYPGRPLANMVFNLYSTWCIEYTLGTLASFKLGIYMKIPPREMFFAQSSHGPPPIELLEWSSSSRLVFSKCSVQTMVTMW